In a genomic window of Helianthus annuus cultivar XRQ/B chromosome 10, HanXRQr2.0-SUNRISE, whole genome shotgun sequence:
- the LOC110887005 gene encoding ethylene-responsive transcription factor ERF017 translates to MVKASTTTSASTCGAAKYTGVRKRKWGKWVSEIRLPKSRERIWLGSYDTPEKAARAFDAALFCLRGNTANFNFPHQPPHIPGGRSLPPSQIQAAAANYANHPHQDSSSSSSCCHSPVVSTDQGDTCTSPDFTGYMNLLDFGIYPGFDDYFFTTTPPTTEEEDQDISDGIYSQDPSFLWNF, encoded by the coding sequence ATGGTTAAAGCCTCTACTACTACTAGTGCTTCTACTTGTGGTGCAGCAAAGTACACAGGTGTTAGAAAAAGGAAATGGGGGAAATGGGTGTCGGAAATCAGGCTACCGAAGAGCCGAGAGAGGATCTGGTTAGGGTCGTACGACACCCCTGAAAAGGCCGCTAGAGCCTTTGACGCCGCCCTCTTCTGCCTCCGTGGCAACACCGCCAACTTCAACTTCCCTCACCAACCTCCTCACATCCCCGGAGGCAGATCGCTCCCTCCCTCCCAGATACAGGCTGCTGCTGCCAACTATGCCAACCACCCTCACCAAGATtcatcctcctcctcctcctgctgcCATTCGCCTGTCGTCTCAACGGATCAGGGTGACACTTGTACTTCCCCTGACTTCACTGGCTATATGAATTTACTTGATTTCGGGATATATCCGGGATTTGATGATTACTTCTTCACAACAACACCGCCTACCACCGAGGAGGAGGACCAAGACATTAGTGATGGAATCTACTCTCAAGACCCATCCTTCCTCTGGAACTTTTAG
- the LOC110887006 gene encoding uncharacterized protein LOC110887006, with protein MSMSMSMALEALAINYLTHTVWAWIAFLTAALSFWKIKPSPSPLPPPAHPISTSTSPPPPLSDDEPDPDDQQEVPSSSTTIFCSLENRRSGKFRVYYDGIAVAARTRRPIKGSVHNPQRLVLGDHGWEALLKLKTAEMGWYRYQDLTMLDGSVVQLWN; from the coding sequence ATGAGTATGAGTATGAGTATGGCTTTGGAGGCGCTTGCAATCAATTACCTAACTCATACTGTCTGGGCCTGGATAGCCTTTCTAACCGCAGCTCTTAGCTTCTGGAAGATCAAGCCTTCGCCTTCGCCTTTGCCACCTCCTGCTCATCCCATCTCAACGTCAACCTCGCCACCACCGCCACTCTCCGATGATGAGCCTGACCCTGATGATCAACAGGAGGTACCTTCTTCCTCAACCACAATATTTTGTTCGTTGGAGAATAGAAGAAGCGGCAAATTCAGGGTTTACTACGATGGTATAGCCGTAGCAGCTAGGACTAGGAGACCAATCAAGGGTTCCGTGCATAATCCTCAAAGACTAGTACTGGGTGATCATGGATGGGAAGCCTTATTAAAGTTGAAGACAGCCGAGATGGGGTGGTACCGCTACCAGGATTTGACGATGTTAGACGGTAGTGTTGTTCAGTTGTGGAACTAA
- the LOC110883624 gene encoding uncharacterized protein LOC110883624 — MADARNVNEDDDATRQEAFNSRVTEVAEGVMQAHLPRLAQEVESRVLGVVDAMMTSKIEELKELLEGSRNKSKERRCTYKDFMACQPATYDGKIDPIACQRWISNIEAVFIRSRCDNEDKVMFATGQLTFQAKDWWDAHSKEIGEERLQTMTWQEFKDPFMKYHCPQSAIDKIQEDFLRLRQKNETINEISNIFLDKMKFCGEFVQTERMKINRFYGVLKAEFREFITPSKCETLDELINLARDREIEIKRQEERGEKRPNEKGGSSTPAKKGKYQEQGRKDKSKSGITPCKTCGKLHTGECLLGKKGCYKCGKEGHSSYQCPNNPKTCFHCFEKGHVKSECPKLQQESKKEDKKQEGSRAKGRVFQITSEEAKSHPNVISGIFLLNSIPVYVLFDTGATMSFISNEIIQHPSFKIERMPMPLEVEIADSKIYMLHEICRKCKFIMEDEEFEIDLIPMVLGEFKMIVGMDWLARHRVEINCENKIMSIQASSGRQLSIQGERNVETKLCNLIQAFKYIRNGNRAYLAYVVDAQQILPKLEDVEVVNEFPDVFPEELSGLPPEREIEFRIELNPGAKPVAKAPYRLAPTEMRELMTQLQDLLDKGFIRPIMSFGLTNAPAAFMDLMNRVCRPMLDKSVIVFIDDILVYSRSKAEHARHLREVLEILRKEKLYAKFSKCAFWLREVQFLGHVINAEGVLVDPSKIDAVMKWVSPKNPTEIRSFLGLAGYYRRFIQDFSKIALPLTKLTRKNEKFVWGKDQEEAFQMLKEKTIPSFGSNITGWN; from the exons ATGGCTGATGCAAGAAATGTCAATGAGGATGATGACGCAACTCGGCAAGAAGCGTTTAACAGTAGGGTTACGGAAGTGGCGGAAGGGGTTATGCAAGCCCATCTTCCGCGATTAGCTCAAGAGGTGGAAAGTCGGGTGTTGGGAGTTGTGGATGCCATGATGACTAGCAAGATTGAAGAACTGAAAGAACTATTAGAGGGATCTAGAAACAAAAGCAAGGAACGAAGGTGCACGTATAAAGACTTCATGGCATGCCAACCCGCAACGTATGATGGTAAAATTGACCCGATTGCATGCCAAAGATGGATTTCAAATATAGAAGCGGTGTTTATTCGAAGTCGTTGTGATAACGAAGATAAGGTGATGTTCGCTACCGGCCAACTCACTTTTCAggcaaaagattggtgggatgcaCACAGTAAAGAGATAGGCGAAGAAAGGCTCCAAACAATGACCTGGCAAGAGTTTAAGGATCCTTTTATGAAATATCACTGCCCTCAGTCAGCCATTGATAAGATTCAAGAGGATTTCTTACGCCTCCGACAGAAAAACGAAACGATAAATGAGATATCGAACATTTtcttggataagatgaagttttgtggAGAGTTTGTGCAAACTGAAAGGATGAAGATTAATCGCTTTTATGGGGTGTTAAAGGCAGAATTTAGGGAGTTCATCACTCCCTCGAAGTGTGAGACTCTTGATGAGCTAATCAATCTAGCGCGGGATAGAGAAATCGAAATCAAGAGGCAAGAAGAACGTGGAGAAAAGAGACCAAATGAAAAAGGTGGAAGTTCGACCCCGGCCAAAAAGGGGAAGTATCAAGAGCAAGGAAGAAAAGATAAGTCGAAGAGTGGTATCACGCCATGCAAGACTTGTGGAAAGCTTCATACGGGGGAATGCTTGTTAGGCAAGAAAGGGTGTTATAAATGTGGTAAGGAAGGGCATTCGTCTTATCAGTGTCCAAACAACCCGAAGACTTGCTTTCATTGTTTTGAAAAAGGGCATGTTAAATCGGAATGCCCAAAACTTCAGCAAGAGTCAAAGAAAGaagataagaagcaagagggttCTAGAGCGAAAGGGAGGGTGTTCCAAATTACATCCGAAGAAGCCAAGTCTCACCCGAATGTGATTTCAGGTATCTTTTTACTAAACTCCATACCGGTTTATGTTCTATTCGATACTGGAGCTACCATGTCATTTATTTCGAATGAAATTATACAACATCCGTCCTTTAAGATCGAACGAATGCCAATGCCTCTAGAAGTAGAAATAGCTGATAGTAAGATCTATATGCTACATGAGATTTGTAGGAAATGTAAATTCATAATGGAAGATGAGGAATTCGAAATTGATCTTATACCTATGGTCCTAGGGGAATTTAAAatgatagtgggaatggattggttggcaCGACACCGGGTAGAAATTAATTGTGAAAATAAGATAATGTCTATTCAAGCCTCAAGTGGAAGGCAATTGAGTATTCAAGGGGAAAGAAACGTAGAAACCAAATTGTGTAACCTTATCCAAGCCTTTAAATACATACGCAATGGAAATAGAGCATACCTGGCTTATGTGGTAGACGCTCAGCAAATTCTCCCGAAGCTTGAAGACGTTGAAGTCGTGAATGAATTTCCGGATGTGTTCCCGGAAGAATTGTCGGGACTCCCTCCCGAAAGAGAAATAGAATTTCGCATCGAATTAAACCCGGGTGCAAAGCCAGTTGCGAAGGctccctatagacttgctcccaCCGAGATGCGGGAGTTAATGACACAATTACAAGATCTTCTAGATAAGGGCTTCATACGCCCaa TCATGTCTTTTGGATTGACGAACGCGCCGGCTgcgtttatggatcttatgaaccgggtgTGCCGACCCATGTTAGACAAATCGGTAATCGTGTTCATAGATGATATCTTAGTCTATTCGCGAAGCAAAGCTGAACATGCAAGGCACTTGCGTGAAGTACTCGAAATTCTCCGCAAGGAGAAACTTtacgcaaaattttcaaaatgtgcctTTTGGCTCAGAGAGGTGCAATTCCTGGGTCACGTGATCAATGCGGAAGGTGTTTTAGTTGATCCTTCAAAGATTGATGCTGTAATGAAGTGGGTTTCTCCGAAGAACCCAacagagataagaagttttctgggcCTTGCCGGGTACTATAGAAGGTTCATACAGGATTTTTCGAAGATAGCCTTACCCTTAACAAAACTGACAAGAAAGAACGAGAAGTTTGTGTGGGGTAAAGATCAGGAGGAGGCTTTTCAAATGTTAAAGGAAAAAACTATCCCGTCCTTCGGTTCTAACATTACCGGATGGAACTGA